From the genome of Lotus japonicus ecotype B-129 chromosome 6, LjGifu_v1.2, one region includes:
- the LOC130724934 gene encoding B3 domain-containing transcription factor VRN1-like, with the protein MASNKQDKHSPIQFFMIITTTSIEGGNLKLPNAFTRKYSGDMSNPVFLKPLDNISWEINWSKQDSDIWLQNVWEEFVKHYSLDQGHMVWHLVLFEFKGPSKFEVRIFDKNALEIKYLPLSNKQIPNSATRFFRIITLPCLEAGELILPNGFMKKYSGGMSNPVFLKAPDNTSWEIHWSKHDSYFWFQKGWKEFVKYYSLDHEHLVLFEFKDASHFRVHIFDKSTLEIEYPSNENQGEEHNPDQIGDEIPPPKKTKPKSPMSLSQPRKKLRTGKSKDVGKSPELRKRKKVQVEDDVGGSTERATFVVELQPYSIDRYSLRIPLHFARTHLKMKKGDIRLERLDGRTWKVYYSFFKLGGGWKKFATDNNLKVGDICVFELTKREPLSLKVLIFPVAQGGVPSSLGPHFTNAAQREARKYTPKNPSFTVSLNPVIKPAYRPPVPISFIREYLNEKKQIINLKIEEKLWPVEFIYYPEFGLGKLSKGWIIFAKESKLVGGDVCVFELINKDEENPVLEVHIFKGH; encoded by the exons ATGGCATCCAACAAGCAAGATAAGCACTCTCCAATCCAATTCTTTATGATCATCACCACAACAAGTATTGAAGGTGGAAATCTT AAACTTCCAAATGCTTTCACTAGGAAATACAGTGGTGATATGTCAAATCCAGTATTTCTCAAGCCTCTGGATAATATCAGTTGGGAGATAAACTGGAGTAAACAAGATTCAGATATTTGGTTACAAAATGTTTGGGAGGAATTTGTGAAACATTACTCACTTGATCAAGGGCACATGGTTTGGCACTTGGTTTTATTTGAATTCAAGGGACCTTCTAAGTTTGAGGTGCGTATATTTGACAAGAACGCCCTTGAAATAAAATACCTTCCACTTAGTAACAAGCAAATTCCGAACTCAGCAACCCGTTTCTTTAGGATCATCACACTACCATGTCTTGAAGCTGGAGAGCTT ATTCTTCCAAATGGTTTCATGAAGAAATACAGTGGTGGCATGTCAAACCCAGTATTTCTCAAGGCCCCAGATAACACTAGTTGGGAGATACACTGGAGCAAACATGATTCATATTTTTGGTTCCAAAAGGGTTGGAAAGAGTTTGTGAAATATTACTCCCTTGATCATGAGCACTTGGTATTGTTTGAATTCAAGGATGCTTCTCATTTTAGGGTACACATATTTGATAAGAGTACCCTTGAAATAGAATATCCTTCAAATGAGAATCAAGGTGAAGAGCACAACCCTGATCAGATTGGTGATGAGATACCGCCGCCCAAGAAGACTAAACCAAAATCACCAATGTCACTTTCTCAACCACGCAAGAAATTGAGAACCGGTAAAAGCAAAGATGTTGGAAAAAGCCCTGAATTGAGAAAGCGGAAAAAAGTCCAAGTTGAAG ATGATGTAGGAGGAAGCACTGAACGTGCCACCTTCGTGGTTGAGCTGCAACCTTACAGTATTGATAGATATTCCTTG CGTATCCCATTACACTTTGCTAGAACACATTTAAAGATGAAAAAAGGGGATATCCGCCTTGAGAGGTTGGATGGGAGAACTTGGAAGGTTTATTATAGTTTCTTCAAGTTAGGTGGTGGGTGGAAGAAATTTGCTACAGATAACAATTTGAAAGTGGGGGATATTTGTGTTTTTGAGCTGACCAAAAGGGAACCCCTTTCATTGAAAGTATTGATCTTTCCAGTTGCACAAG GTGGGGTGCCAAGTAGCCTGGGCCCACACTTCACAAATGCTGCTCAGAGGGAAGCTAGGAAATACACCCCAAAGAATCCCTCTTTCACTGTCAGTTTAAATCCGGTCATTAAACCTGCGTACAGACCG CCTGTACCCATTTCCTTCATCAGAGAGTACTTGAATGAGAAGAAGCAAATCATAAATTTAAAGATTGAAGAAAAATTGTGGCCTGTGGAGTTTATATATTATCCAGAATTTGGTTTAGGAAAGTTGTCTAAAGGTTGGATAATATTTGCAAAAGAAAGTAAACTTGTAGGTGGAGATGTTTGTGTGTTTGAGCTCATCAACAAGGACGAGGAAAATCCAGTGcttgaagttcatatcttcaaAGGTCACTGA